The Pararge aegeria chromosome 21, ilParAegt1.1, whole genome shotgun sequence genomic sequence tataagatctctctccatcgggttAGGTTTTATAGGTTTAGGTATATTAGGTTTAGAACCAGTAAAATTGCGTTCATTGTTTTTTTCCCGTGAATTTACTTTCGGCCTTTAGTGGCTTGATACTTAAGGGCGAGTTGGTTGTTTTGTAAGTAGCTAAACTACTCAAattagtaagtaggtatattgaaaagaaaatacaTAGTGATTATAACACTCAAACCTTACCCTatactttaaaagtaagtttaattgtttttttaattatattattgaatcaactttttttattgccttggatttttttaaactagtaCAAGATAAAGATTGCATTAGATTGATagtatcaaaaaaattacattcattGTTTTTCCCGTGAAATTACTTTCAGCCTTTACTGGCTGTTTTTGTTGTTCCGTAAGTAGATAAACTActcaaatagtaataaataggtatattgaaaagaaaatacaTAGTGATTATTACTGAAACCCTCCCCTACGGCGCCGGCTTAAACTTGCGCCTTGATTTTATTCTGACTGTTACGATAATAGTATTAACAACctgattaatttatatatattgtattcaGAAATAATAGGCTTTACTCATTCTACTTtgtatgtctgtttttttttgaccCATTTGAAGTCCTTAATCATGAGCTCGTTCTCGTGATGTAACCACGCCTgtgtaaatacaaaatatttccgGGGTAACAATAAACTATCACGATAGtttcaaaacttaaatattatcacgtatcctaaaataaatgtatgttattCCGTTGGTTTCCTTGGATGTAGCGTAAATTTCAATGGCTCATTAGGCACATAAGTCGGTGTTACGCTGTAGGTTAGCTCTCCATATTTCCAAGACACtttgtatttgtaaaatatCTGAAACAATAAAGGAAATGGTTGATGAATAGGGTCATATTATAGAAAACCCAgaacctaaaatttaaataacccaccatctacatttttattttcttaactatGAAAAATATGGGGCTCTTCGAAATGTGACAGCCTCATCAAAATAGACCCAGCCATATCCgagatttaaaatttagttatattaaatatggtgtattataatagaaatacaaaaaatacaaaaaaaaaatgtttatattatatatttgcatgtcatcatcatcatgatcatcccATTACTACAAGGGCATGGGTCtctctggccaagtgcgtaatggtagactttacacgcctttgagaatgttatagAGCTCTAAGGCATGTAAGTTTCCTCGaggtttttgacgtgacaacgtcttataattcgatggagccggctgcacgcacgaaaaaacatgacgtatgcggcgttacctcgctctgaggcgttccattcaaggcttgaagtgtaagtgagagcgcggaacgagcgacaaggaggcacagtcggcctgcGCGTTCGActtctgtctctctcctacttgagtgagcgatgcgtctgcgtgtacagcttctatacaataatacatttacatgttttcggcaaggatgaagtgcagtgaaaagtgaatgtggtgtcaattgtttatagcaacttgaaaaatgcaaccattcgatcagtattttcttacgacgttgtcacgttcaactatcgtcagtaagccgactttacagacaaccaatattttttttttttttcgttaaagcaagtgatatttaaatttcatgtgCATTTAGAAAAAAAGCTGTTACATTGATAATACGAACAGATAATTTAATTCCTCTTGAAGCTTATGTGGGGGTTGTGAAACTGGTCCTAaggtctattttactttaaagttaCAAAGTTCCGATACTAAATAACGACTAGATTTTCGAGcataaaaatatcttacttGTGCCCTTAACAATTTACCAGTCGCGATAGTATTCACTGCTGGTAAAGATATCACCCAGTCTTTGTATAAGAGGAACTGAGGAACTATTAAAAAAGTACGTAGTTAGTGTTGAACATATTTCTTTGTTCTATGGTgcttggtgttttttttttatacctttgTAGGCTTTGCTTTATACCCTATAGTTTTAATTCCCAGCCGAAAACACCGCAGCGCGCTCCTGTAATGCTTCTAAAGGCCTCATTAAAATctgttctgtattttttttttacttgattcTTAGGAACAACCAGGAAATGGTGCTAGAGACTTTTTAATTACATTCTGATTAAAAATCGCCTTTTGCAAACCGTTTTTAACTTTACCCTGTTTAAGAGTGAAAAAATAGTTAAGTACCtccgaattgttttttttatattatcttcttttagtcttttttggtttttctgAGCAAATAAGGAAACTGCAGCAATGATCATAATTTGGTTGACGGTTTGAAAGCCGATGTTGAAAATATAAATCTACTCAGTCAGTAGGTATTCACAACTAATGCTGTAAACTGTAAAGTGTGACAGAACATTTCAGGTTTAAAAGCAAGTTTCAGTAAAGGAAACTAGATACTTGACTTTCacatatcaatatttaaaaaaaaatcttgtgtgAAATAGAAAAGGCTATTTTACAATTCCGAAGTCGAGCAAAACTTCAAAACTATACAACAAAACTAGACTGGAGAGTTTAGGTTCTATTTGTACAGCACAAAAAGTTAGGACATCGCCAGGAAAGCAGAAACTATAATGAGGTACGATACAAAAAAGCAACTTATCGCTTAGTTGCGcactctaccaggcaaccttaacCGACCCTACCAGACAACTGAATTAGGAAAGGAGAAAGTGGGGAAATACTTTTGCCAAATATTTACATTgagttgaaatatttatatgttcCGAGAACTTCACGTTTTAAACATGATAAAGCTTGTTACATTACTTGATTTTTGATACTTTTACAGTTGTAGAGTTTTAGATTGATAAGTAAAGTACTTTTGAGGAAAGTAAAAGTGAGGTACTTTTACTTATCTCGTAATTCAGCTCCTAGATTACTttcataatgaatgaatgtatgaatgaatacacttatattgtacaccaaagaaaaaaagtagttacagaagtataaacatagagcaagagagtacaatttggtggccttatcgctagatAGCGATTTTTTCccggcaaccaaaggcgtaaaaggaaataacatagaaaagagataggtataatgttttgttttgcactGACCCAAGAATTTATGCGTTATAATAATCTCCTTTAAACTTTACCTTTGCTAACAATAGCTGCAACTCCGCTTCAGCGAACCGCTTCCCTATGCACATTCGCCGTCCGAATCCGAATGGAAGAGATGCAAATGGATGGATTCCAATTTCCTTTTGCTTGCTCCACGCAGAGAATGCCTTTGCATGCTCGCAGATCGATCCGTTTGATTTCCCCTGTATTTGCACAGAGTGACCACAACCTTTGGCAAACTCCTTTCCGGTATCGTTGCTGTTGTCCCTCATCCAACGTTCTGGTACATATTCGTCTGGCAAAGGAAAGTATCTCTCCTCATTTGACATTATGTAATGTGGAAATACGATGTGCGACTGCAAAATATTAATGATCAAATTAGATGAGTGATATTGTGAACAAATTACCGGGAAGACTGGAACTGCTCTATATCTTGCTGTGGTACCAAATTCTATTAAGGGAAAAAATCGAGAGCTtatggttaaataaaataaataaatatactacgacaatacacacacggTTATTCAAACACAGAAAAAATTCCCATACGCTGATGTCAGGTCAATCCGCAGGATGTCTCAAGTTTAGAGGAAAAAAATGAGCCGACTCCGTGTGGGACAAGGGCATGAAGAAGAGATGTCACTgtgtaatatacttatttttaaattaaaaaaaaaccgactttaacgtacgcccaggaactaaaaagaaaaaacttttttgccGGTAATAATGAGTATTTTGATCTGTGTACTACATgtacatgtatatttttatgtatcacaaATACTTTtatcagcgcacgccaaataatgaactttataggtaaacatttgctactttgggttacattactgctgattttttaataacagctagACTGATTTCGACAAAATTTAAACCTGGAAAGTATgccatttaaaacaaaaaaaagaatctttgtaatcggttcaggcgtcttcgagtaatcgggtaacatacataaaaaaaaaaagattccgacgaattgaaaatctcctttttgaagtctgttaaaaaGGTTTAATTATGGTATACGTATTTACCCCTTTAGGTACTTGATATCCAGATATAATCGCATCTGATTGTATGGAGCGTCCATTTCCCAAAATCACTGGTTTCAttctggaatttaaaaaaatcatgctAATTGGTATATGGGGTAtacataatataggtattaatatattattttctggAAAAAGTTCAGGAAACTTCACTTATATTATCTTTGAGCCGGGCGGTAAAAATCGTTTGCCGAGCCGGATAGGGTTTTATCGATGAAATAAAATAGAGACAACTCGAACTAAAGTGGTCCTTGGTCAAAACGTGTCTGGTGGTGGACATTATGCCGAGTCAAAGGTTACCTTTCGGTTCTATCGAGCccaatataaatgtaatactaGTATATACTTAGTTTGTGTTTTTTGGCTACGCCGCTACCAAGTCGATTGCGCCGACCTGTCTAAATGTGTAACACGCCTAATGGATGCATTTAATTTGACACGTTTATTCTTAATACAAGTTTCGCGTTGTATAACGTTTCTTTACCGATAAATCAATTGCGTAAACTACAAAATTAttaggtaaatttttttggtgCAAATACTGGCGTTGTTAATTCTAGCGATAAATATAACACTTCAGTGATCCTGTAATTATTCCAGATCGAATATAGTGTTGTTACGAGTACTTTTTAAAGTACCGTTAAGTACAAGTTCGTCGTAAGTATCGTCGTCGTAACATAAGTGTAAGACTTATGACGAACtgtaaatgatatttaaatccCGCATTGAGGTTCGGAGCATTATTAAGATGGCTGCAACAAGATAGAGAATAGCAATACAAACCTGACATAGACTACTAGGACATACATTTCCTTCTTATCCTCTGATATCCTAGTCGTCAATTTAATAGAATACTGCCTACAAAATGTAAgtaattctaatttttaataaaaaaaattggatagaagtaggcgttacttttcggaaatccaatgattttaattcaaaattacaattaataattgctaacaaatgttaacaattattcattgtaaagtcaacatctcctgaggatgctccgatttcggagcgaaacgtccgTAGAggggaagatctgtttggtgtggagttaagaaattataaattacaccatacagattctcctacttttgtGGATATCTAGATTACTTAGccaattaaactttattttgataatattaaaatttttgtcttttgcTACTGTTCATTTGGTACTTATAGACAAAAGCTAAACTCCTCAAATGTCTTTATCATAATGAGATGTTTTCTACTTAAATAATAGGTTTACTTTTAGAtctatcattttaaattattttcaacttGTGTGTAACTTAGTTATCGCCATATTCGGCTATGTCCTGACCGCAGAACATGCAAAAATATAATCTcatgtcaattttataaaaatctaatgTGCGGTAACATAAAATAAGACCACCACTGAATAAAACATGAGACTCTGCCCGACGTTGTTTCCACCTAAATACATCTGCAGTGCTTCTTCATAGTGGTGCAACATAAATAAGAAACCGCTTAACCGCAAAGTGTCTTGTAGTATGAGTTACACTGCATACAAGGCAACTTAATACTGTGCACGAGGGATCAAAACGTACGACTGTGTAATTTAGCTTTATCTTTTTATCACAGCTACTTGTTTTCTTATTCCACTGAACCGCTTTATTCACTGCTAATCCAAGCATAGTGTCCCCGCTTCTTAATTTTACGTTCGCTTTATTATATCTAAGTATTACAATTCATAGGTCTAATTCTGCTTCCTACATTGTAGCATGTATACTTTCAACATTTCTATTGTTCTAAGAAATCTTAAGGTTATATATAACTTACCGCAGAGCTTCTTTGATACATGCTCGCAAATATGGCAACTGATCCAGAACTTTGCTGTCAAGTGCTCTGCTCTTTGGAAGATTTTGGTCCAATTCCTTTTGGAGCTTGATTTGAGCTCTAATATTTTGAGCTAACAAGTACATAGTGCTAGCAGCTGCCGCTGCTGTTGTATCAACACCTACTAGTAATAGATCTAAAGCTAATATAGTTGCAACTTTGTCTCCACATTTCTTGGCGATTTCAGCACACACACCTTTGCCAGTAAGTCTCTTCAGGCAGAGACTTCGAAAGGAATCCAGTGCgttaatgtaatttttgtaagCTGGCGTTGAATAAAGTCTCCACAAAGGTGCGGATAGTTCTAGTTCTGGAACATTGTGAAAGAATCCATGGATACTTTTAATTATCTCTTTGGCATTCGCTTCGTTGTTCTTCAAACAGCCGAGTCTTGTTCCTAAAGCCCAGGCGCCCACGGCTACGAAAAAATCATAACTCGAATGAGTGAATACTTAACCGCTACGGTGTCAAGTACGAATGTCTTATTTGGCTACTTACATTCCAGAGCCCATTTGTATAATTCCATAAGAAAGTCTCTTGGCAGTTCCCTGTTCTCGTCTAGAAGGCTTTCCATcctgaaaaatttataaatttttcatgaTAATTTTACCTATTCAGGAACCTAGCCATTTTCTGGAACTTTGGCATTAACGAACACACGATATTCTCTGTATTATTCTAACTTGTTGTAAGTAGTTACTgcttgaaattattaattttagttttcgtGTGATTAATGATAAATGCAAAGCGGTTGAAGCCCATTTAATCGGAACGATACTTTTTCATTGAATGAGATTGTTGTTTCCCGCAATGACTCAGAACGGAGCATGCAAAACAAACACTCAGACGCCGTCGCTGTTAGAAACGGATGTGGTCATTAAACCGTGATTCTGCACTCTGTTAACATTTGTAACTGGCCAACGAGAACGTATCTTTGCATATTTAGAAACACTGCACACTTTGATTGTCTTCTTTGGTAACAGCTTGGTAACAGTTGGTAACAGCACATGGACTTTAGATATTACAATTTAGATGACCTCAAACAGATGCTCCAGAATGTAGATGGAGCAAATTAGAGTATATTAAGCTAGTAAACCGACACCGATTGGCTAGGTCGCCGCGTACCTAGTAGAAAAGTATATGTAAATGTCTGTGAGGTTTAAATGGTATATAACAATGGTATGGTTTTGCTTATATGATACATGTGCAGActttcaattatattttgaacTATTTAGTCCTTACTATAATTGCGCAAAATAGATGATACTTCCTATCTATGTTCTTGGAAATTCGAACTTCGATAGGTTTTCTATAACTCGATATCTAGAACTGCCTAATGATGTGTTCGATTTGAAAACACATTAAATTGTCGTTTGGCTATATATACCCAGTCGTGCTAACTTACAGtcgtacattatttacacaTTATATGACTGGGTATCGTGTTAAATAGATTAAAAGAAATTGAACTGCTTTCAATTAGTTTCTGTAATGGGGTGTTGATTGagatttaaagaaattaaaaagagAGCTGGAACGCAAAATCGTTTAACCGGAAATGTGATTAGCCTCTCAACTCCCGTAGCTGTAGACCCGTGTCAATTTAGAAAAAGTCTctctttaatttattcaatcaaaAATGTAATCTTTGATTGCGTCTTAATTTTGCACTAGTAATCAACGCAggtataatttttcaaatcttatttaaatttaaaaaaaaataagtgtttcaGTTACTTTTATTTATGAACCCTATTTTAAAACTGTACGATCCGTTAGTAGCACTGTTAATTGCCAATTACGCTGTATTATAGATAATGTTAACAATTGAAATTACCTATTAAAACTATTACGTATTATGCGTATTTGTTCAGTTGCCAAGTGTAAAAGATAACGAAAAATAATGGCACATTCATATGCTAAACAAAAATCAATAGATTAACGAGCGATTggttaaaataaagataagtGACAGAGAATAATTACAAGTAATtcaagtttttacaagaaaaataacTTGCTTTTAACGGTACTCTTAAAGCTAGTATTAATTACAATGAATTcatcattaatattaaaagaaccttcatttaaatgaaattggCTATCTCTTATCGCTTACCTGTCAAGAAAGTCTTTCGCAACGCCGTCAAGTGACGGTACAGCAGCCCTCGCTGCTTCTGGTGCTACGAGAGCTTTTGACACTTTCGATCGAAACTTTGACCATTGTAAACCGTGCCTATTAaaccaaatatatttatttgttatataaaaataatatatatagtgtaTTAAAGACactaaactattattaattcaAGCCACTATACACTTACACGCCTATTAATCCAGGTTCATCGCCAAAGAATTCTCTTCGCAATTCTTGCTTGTAATGTTTAAGGCATGGCGCGACTGCTCTGTGTGGCATAGAATCTTCTCGCCTATATATTTTCGCGGTCTCCTCCGCACAAAATGGGAATACTAAATCAGGATGGCCAAAAAGTTTTGCAACTTTGGCAGTACCGCCTGGGCCGGCTAATGCCCTTAAATTCCATAACGTAATATCTAAATTACGAGTCCGCCAAGGCTTTTGTCCGATAGCAAATCGCCAGGAGTTCCCTAGTAAAGGAAGTGGCCTGGGGCCTGGAATGGTCGCGAAACATCTTGCTCTAGTCATCGCGTTCACAATACTGGTGATCCTTTCAGCCCCTGGAGATGTAATGTGAAGGAAGTGGGGCGCCCACGTTACGTTTTCAGCAATTTCGCAATACCTGTCCAAGTTGACGCAGTTAACATACCTTACAACAATACAACTggtggtttattatttattgctccTTTTACCCATTGGCTCAGAACATACTGTATATCAAGTTACAATTGCCTATGTATTGAGTTACGTGCAAGCGTGTTTTACCTACTTCGAGAAAACACTCTTGCAATTCTCAAATTgatgcattttttaaatgtttgtaattttatttatcccaTGTTTTGTTTCGTTAAATTTtgttgagtttttttaataacaaattggTTTAGTTTTTcttctataaataaattctgTTTATTATCGCATGAGTAAAAAAATTTTCTTTgagtatatatatttcaatttgaACTATTAAGTTAAACAAATTTACGTATTTACGTCCAACTATCTTCAATCCAATCGCTTACCGCTTGTATTAACATTGTAGTAGCTTTTGAAGTCTCCAATGGAATCAtcgtttaattaattactttgttCAACTCGAAaaaaattaccataaaatattttttttaatgtagtgATTACCGTCGagctattttaaattttccttccTCGttcaatgtatttattatgGTATGGTACTTAGAAACGCACAATAGTAACTAAGATACTTGTTCACACCTATTGTTTACTACGATGGTGACCCGTTTCTACACTTTCGTATAAGTATTTAGCATGGGTATATAAGTAGTCCCTTCCTCTCCATGCAATAGTTTGCTGGCAGGTTTTATTAGTACGCCTATGTTAATAGCTGAAACTGTAAGTAAATCTTTGAACAAGAATTTGTGTTCATCCTTTAGCTTAGATTTGTATGCTCTTAGCCCGTTTATATTTGTAATGCTCGGTTGCCAATTGAATAAAATGACGTCACAAATAAAAGTGGTGTGTCCAATTAGTTGTTCCCTCAATGGGAGTTGGGTGCGGTGCGCTCGCGCCGATTGACTCGTCCGGTGGTTGGGAACACATTCATGTCACATTTGCACATCTTCCGCAATCTCTCCCGTTAAGCCTTACTTAATGCAGTTGAGAGGGGTTTCGGTCGGATTTAATCTAAAGAGTTGAATacacagtttttatttatttatttattcattaaaaccaCTTCAGAGCCCATAAAAAGTACAtgacataatataaacacattaagcataatttttaaGCAAAAGGCGACATTAtaatagtgatctcttccactCTACCTTTCACAACGGAGCCAGTGAGACAATTGAGAGGCGGGAGATAGCAAAACTACAAATATATACGCCCTAATAACTATATGctagataatatttaaaatatcaaacataAAACATATCTGTATAGTGTATATGCAAACAACATACAAACTAATATAGTAACagcaagaagaaaaaaaaaactatgttaaaaatttaaagcgaCAGATAGTATTTCCATACACGGTATTTAAAAACCGCTGAAGGTTGAAAGCGCCGAATCTCGTCAGGAAGAGCATTTCTAACGGTTACCGATTTCAGTTTCGTTATGTGCTTTGTTGTTTCCAATAACTATTTGCAATATTTACTGTTTATATTGGCACGGTGAAACAGAAGTAGTAACATTTCATAGTTCAAATGTTGTGAAGGGTATGATTTTACAATACCTACTAAATTTAAATGTTACCTACAGCTTTACAATTGCAGTATCCTGCAAAATCTGTAACATGATAGGATCGGACCTTTTTGCATCTGAAAGTCGGTCGGCGGATGCAGTTGCAGAAGCCACAAGGAAACCTCTGTTATCTTATCCTCTCGTCTTCGAACTAATAATGTATGATTGCGCCAGCGTATTTCCTCCTTGAATACATTATCCGACGAGCGATTACGTACATACTACTTCGTATATAACGGTCGATGAGTGCTCAAATGCTCGGAAAATTGCTACTTTATGTCATCCATCTCACGGTGTACCTACGTAATAAGTATTGTATTACGAAAACACTTAATGCAAGGCAAAAGCACTTTCGACTTTAGTATGTACTTATCAGGtgtcatataatatattataaactacctCAAGGTTAGCTATGTACCATTTTCAATGAATCGAAATTTAATCTATACTCATTTGCAAGTATTAATTTCTAGTTATCATCTTACGTTTGTTGGTTTCGTGTCATGTTCAGTTATTAAtctgttgaaaatattttagttaactTTGTCTCGGTACatatatctaatatttaaaatattcccTTTTAAAATTCTTTGTCGGTATCGCTTAACTAACATTGCTTAAGACCATTTAAGTACACTTGCATATTCTAAAAGGGGgcaagaattttttatttattttttaaactaaataaacctat encodes the following:
- the LOC120633079 gene encoding probable cytochrome P450 49a1 produces the protein MTRARCFATIPGPRPLPLLGNSWRFAIGQKPWRTRNLDITLWNLRALAGPGGTAKVAKLFGHPDLVFPFCAEETAKIYRREDSMPHRAVAPCLKHYKQELRREFFGDEPGLIGVHGLQWSKFRSKVSKALVAPEAARAAVPSLDGVAKDFLDRMESLLDENRELPRDFLMELYKWALESVGAWALGTRLGCLKNNEANAKEIIKSIHGFFHNVPELELSAPLWRLYSTPAYKNYINALDSFRSLCLKRLTGKGVCAEIAKKCGDKVATILALDLLLVGVDTTAAAAASTMYLLAQNIRAQIKLQKELDQNLPKSRALDSKVLDQLPYLRACIKEALRMKPVILGNGRSIQSDAIISGYQVPKGSHIVFPHYIMSNEERYFPLPDEYVPERWMRDNSNDTGKEFAKGCGHSVQIQGKSNGSICEHAKAFSAWSKQKEIGIHPFASLPFGFGRRMCIGKRFAEAELQLLLAKIFYKYKVSWKYGELTYSVTPTYVPNEPLKFTLHPRKPTE